In Mercenaria mercenaria strain notata chromosome 15, MADL_Memer_1, whole genome shotgun sequence, a single genomic region encodes these proteins:
- the LOC128548741 gene encoding mucin-5AC-like, with protein sequence MKSQRQRQTTKNPLDDAVPTTVTRKKQLYDEEPKDNAGPNNFEGAVPTTQVPSPKYFKHGKTNDHVTEQTTSTTEEPTTTSQPQTTSTTAVPTTTSQPQTTSSTAVPTTTSQEQTTSTTAEPTTTKTLPAKATKTTSTTAVPRTTSQEQTTSTTAVPTTTSQEQTTSTTEEPTTTSQPQTTSTTAVPTTTSQEQTTSTTAEPTTTSQPQTTSTTAVPTTTSQPQTTSSTAVPTTTSQEQTTSTTEEPTTTSQPQTTSTTAVPTTTSQPQTTSSTAVPTTTSQEQTTSTTAEPTTTSQPQTTSTTAVPTTTSQEQTTSTTEEPTTTSQPQTTSTTAVPTTTSQPQTTSSTAVPTTTSQPQTTSSTAVPTTTSQPQTTSTTAVPTTTSQEQTTSTTAEPTTTSQPQTTSTTAVPTTTSQPQTTSSTAVPTTTSQPQTTSTTAVPTTTSQPQTTSTTAVPTTTSQEQTTSTTAEPTTTSQPQTTSTTAVPTTTSQPQTTSSTAVPTTTSQPQTTSTTAVPTTTSQPQTTSSTAVPTTTSQEQTTSTTEEPTTTSQPETTSTTYKRTKPKLHDCSTYKRRQQLSVARPFEQRQHLCLFQV encoded by the coding sequence ATGAAAAGCCAACGACAACGGCAAACCACAAAAAACCCTTTGGACGATGCAGTGCCAACGACAGtcacaagaaaaaaacaactttacgATGAAGAGCCCAAAGACAACGCCGGCCCAAACAACTTCGAGGGTGCAGTACCAACGACCCAAGTCCCAAGCCCCAAGTACTTCAAGCACGGCAAAACCAACGACCACGTCACAGAACAAACAACTTCAACGACTGAAGAGCCAACGACAACGTCGCAGCCACAAACAACTTCAACGACTGCAGTACCAACGACCACGTCACAGCCACAAACTACTTCAAGCACGGCAGTACCAACGACCACGTCACAAGAACAAACAACTTCAACGACTGCAGAGCCAACGACAACGAAAACCTTACCCGCCAAAGCCACCAAAACAACTTCAACTACTGCAGTACCAAGGACCACGTCACAAGAACAAACTACTTCAACTACTGCAGTGCCAACGACCACGTCACAGGAACAAACAACTTCAACGACTGAAGAGCCAACGACAACGTCGCAGCCACAAACAACTTCAACGACTGCAGTACCAACGACCACGTCACAAGAACAAACAACTTCAACTACTGCAGAGCCTACGACAACGTCGCAGCCACAAACAACTTCAACGACTGCAGTACCAACGACCACGTCACAGCCACAAACTACTTCAAGCACGGCAGTACCAACGACCACGTCACAAGAACAAACAACTTCAACGACTGAAGAGCCAACGACAACGTCGCAGCCACAAACAACTTCAACTACTGCAGTACCAACGACCACGTCACAGCCACAAACTACTTCAAGCACGGCAGTACCAACGACCACGTCACAAGAACAAACAACTTCAACTACTGCAGAGCCAACGACAACGTCGCAGCCACAAACAACTTCAACTACTGCAGTACCAACGACCACGTCACAAGAACAAACAACTTCAACGACTGAAGAGCCAACGACAACGTCGCAGCCACAAACAACTTCAACGACTGCAGTACCAACGACCACGTCACAGCCACAAACTACTTCAAGCACGGCAGTACCAACGACCACGTCACAGCCACAAACTACTTCAAGCACGGCAGTACCAACGACCACGTCGCAGCCACAAACAACTTCAACTACTGCAGTGCCAACGACTACGTCACAAGAACAAACAACTTCAACTACTGCAGAGCCTACGACAACGTCGCAGCCACAAACAACTTCAACGACTGCAGTACCAACGACCACGTCACAGCCACAAACTACTTCAAGCACGGCAGTACCAACGACCACGTCACAGCCACAAACAACTTCAACTACTGCAGTGCCAACGACAACGTCGCAGCCACAAACAACTTCAACTACTGCAGTGCCAACGACCACGTCACAAGAACAAACAACTTCAACTACTGCAGAGCCTACGACAACGTCGCAGCCACAAACAACTTCAACGACTGCAGTACCAACGACCACGTCACAGCCACAAACTACTTCAAGCACGGCAGTACCAACGACCACGTCGCAGCCACAAACAACTTCAACGACTGCAGTACCAACGACCACGTCACAGCCACAAACTACTTCAAGCACGGCAGTACCAACGACCACGTCACAAGAACAAACAACTTCAACGACTGAAGAGCCTACGACAACGTCGCAGCCAGAAACAACTTCAACGACGTACAAACGTACAAAACCCAAATTACACGACTGCTCCACGTACAAACGTCGCCAACAATTGAGCGTGGCACGACCTTTTGAACAACGACAACACCTTTGTTTATTTCAGGTATGA